GTGGTGGGCCTTCTTTATCCCTGGCGCTACCTCCTGATCTCTCCAGCGCTTATGGCCTTCCTTACCGAGGAAGAATTGCTGGCCGTGGTGGCCCACGAGGTAGGGCACCTCAAACGCCGACACCTCCTCTGGCTCCTCGTTTTTCTTTTCGGATTTTTCGTCCTGGCCTATCGGGGGCTTGAGCCCCTCTGGCTGGCCTTTCTGGCCTTCTTTCCCCGTCCGGAGATCTTTCTCTCCCGCAACCTTTCCCTTACCCCCTGGCCAGAGATCCTGCTTGTAGGCTTTCTCCTCCTTCTGGTGGTCCTCTATTTCCGCTATTTTCTGGGCTACTTTCTGCGCCAGTTCGAGCGTCAGGCGGATCTACACGCCTTCGAGTCCCTGGGCTCGGCCCGGGGCCTGCGGCAGGCCCTGGAGAAGGTGGCCGCCCTTTCCAGACTGCGCCAGGCCCCGAGCTGGCACCACTACAGCCTGGCCGAAAGGCTCCAATTTCTGGAGGAGGTGGAACGACAGCCGGAGCTGGCCCGAAGGCACCACCTCCGCCTGCGCCGCTATCTCTTTCTCTTCCTGGGGGCCCTGATCCTCCTGAGCCTGGCCCCGGAGGTGGCCCGCCACGCCGGCCTCCAGGAAAGGGCCCTTTCAAACCTCAAGGAGGGCCTCCTTCGTCGAGCCGGGGCCGACCCGGAGCTTCTGCGAGCCTTTGCCGACTATCTTCTCTCTCAGGGCCAAGCCGCCGAGGCCTTAACCCTTTATGAAAAGGCCCTGGAAGCCGCCCCGGAGGATCCCTGGATCCTCAACAACCTGGCCTGGACCCTCCTTACCGCCCAAGAGCCCTCCCTGAGGGATCCCCAGCGGGCCTTGCGTCTGGCCCAAAAGGCCGCCTCCCTCCGGAGCACCCCGGAGATCCTGGACACCCTAGCCGAGGCCTATTTTCAAAATGGTCTGGCCGAGAAGGCCTGTCAGGCCGCCGAAGAGGCCCTTAAACTTTCCCAGAAG
This portion of the Thermosulfurimonas marina genome encodes:
- a CDS encoding M48 family metallopeptidase, giving the protein MFYDEVIYLFLALILWGAWPDGPAPSWPLPLVFVLKDLLWVVLVWGLLSGAREALSFFQRQRLIPKLALVFFLADVALLRLPRVLHGDLWALLFYGQYLALSWLVAAPLEKRAHLAGLPPVRYLLSQLRFFLPALIPWLAALALWDLLEKAFPQAPEALLWSGILVLVALFFPALAVRLWPTRRLPPGEVRQRIETFLAREGVRVGEIYLWLPFEGRLLTAGVVGLLYPWRYLLISPALMAFLTEEELLAVVAHEVGHLKRRHLLWLLVFLFGFFVLAYRGLEPLWLAFLAFFPRPEIFLSRNLSLTPWPEILLVGFLLLLVVLYFRYFLGYFLRQFERQADLHAFESLGSARGLRQALEKVAALSRLRQAPSWHHYSLAERLQFLEEVERQPELARRHHLRLRRYLFLFLGALILLSLAPEVARHAGLQERALSNLKEGLLRRAGADPELLRAFADYLLSQGQAAEALTLYEKALEAAPEDPWILNNLAWTLLTAQEPSLRDPQRALRLAQKAASLRSTPEILDTLAEAYFQNGLAEKACQAAEEALKLSQKLPVRHPDYYRRRKEKFCHAAATP